TCGGTAGATCCCATGCGTCCCTTGAAGTTTCGGTTACTTGCGCTGATGCCAACCTCACCTGGTTCTAGTAACCCAGTACCGAGTCCAATACATGGGCCGCATCCTGATGGCAAGGGTTGTGCACCAGCTGCGAGAAGCGCTTGCCAGTCACCTGCTTCTTCGGCAGCTTCTTGCTCGGGAATTGAAGCAGCAGCGATGTAGAAATTGACACCTTCGGGAATTTTGGGAATAGTCTTATCAGGGGAAGACTCAGCAGCGTCCTTAAAAACCTTggcagcagcagcaagaTCGGAAGCACGAGAATTGGTACATGATACGAGGTATGCCTTGTTGAGTTTGATCTTTTGCGCTTCCAGATCGCGAATGGGTGTGGCGATTTTGACACTGTTGGGACCGGCAACATAAGGAGAAAGAGTCGAAAGGTTGAGGTACAAAGATTTGGCGTAGGTAGCTCCCTTATCTGCTACAAGTTGATTTTGTACCAAGTCGTCAATGCGAGCATGTGTGAAGCGTAGTTCTTTGCCATTCTTCGGGTCAAACATTGCACTTGTGGTAGCCTTATATCTCAACCATTTCTCGAGGACCGAATCAATTGGAAACAAACCTGATAAAGCACCCCATTCTGTTGTCATGTTTGCAATAGTAAGTCTATCATCGATGGGTAAACTGCGCATTGTTTGTTCCGATCCCGTGAATTCAATGGCGTGGTTGAGGACGTCGTCACTGTTGAATAGACCGCAAAGTGCAACAATGACATCTTTCCCTGTAACTCCGATTGGCAAAACTCCAGTGAGGGTGACTTTAGCGATTGGTGGAATCTGCCACCAGGTTCGACCTGTTGCCCAGATACTTGCGGCGTCTGTTCGGACCATAGGTGTGCCCAAGCATCCAATACCACCATACATGTTACTATGACTATCTGAAGCAACAGTAACAGTTCCAGGCCAAGCGTATCCTTCCTCTACCATAATCTGATGTCCAATTCCTCGTCCTGCGGGGTAAAAGTCAACCCCTTGCTGGCGAGCAAATTCCTCAATTTGTTTGTATTTCTTAAGATTCGTTTCGCTTTTGTTTTGTACATCGTGATCGAGAGTACAAACAATTTGATTGGTATTGTGGATTTTGGTTGCACCAATGGACATGAATTTGGTTGCAACGGGCCAAGAATTGCTAGATATCATTAGAATTAATGAGTAGCGGCTTTGGATGATGTTGACTCACTCATGGGTCATGCAGTAATGGGGTGAGAGGGTAACATAATCTGTGCACAACGTATCAGCATGTATAAGCACGTTTAAATTTGATTCAATAGCAATTGAAAAACGGTAGACACTGGTCTTCCAAAATTTTCAGTGTAGAGTGTTAATTTCATACCTCCAGACTTTACAACCTTGTCCTTCGCAAGTCCAAGGGAATATCGTTGAACGATTTTCTCCGTGAGCGTCTGCGCAACACGAGGCGTAGTCTTTAGGGAAGATAGAATGGCCGAAGAGTTTGGATCTTCAGTCTGCGAGTGGAATACATCTTGCCAACGTCTCGCCGTCGCCGTATATGCACGATAGCCCCCGCGAAGAGCTCCCAATTCGTGTAAAGGACGGGAAGCCCTGACTCGCAGGCCCTTTGGACCAATTCTCTAGTGAAGCAATAATCAGCGAAGGAAATTATCTCAAAACAAACTGTACTTACCAACAACATGGCTCaagaattcattgatttctttttgaatatcgagAAATTCAAACAATTCTCTAGATTTTATCGCACAATCGTCAGAATTCCCGATAACCTATCAACGTCAAGGATTCAAAGCGGTCACTATTATTCTGCCACGCTAGTGTCATATTCGACTAGTGTGCGTGTCCTGAATCGGCGTTGTTGTGATTGGTGGAGGCGGCTACGTCTGATCTCCCCTGTTACCAAGCGACATATGCATAGGTATATGGAGTATCAAAAACTAACTGAATAGCACGCGGCTTCAAGATACTAAAGATATACACACAATGGTAGCAGATTGATATGCTTTGTTATCTGTATTTTCTACTTAAATCTGCTTGACCTTGTCTTTCGATCAAGTGGCAAAGCTGCTTGAAGACTTCAGTTTGCCGTCGACCTTGAAGCCAATCAATCTGAAATCAAAGTTGTCTCGGTTCTTGTAGTCTAGTCAATTACCTTTCATCGTATCATACCGAATCTCTCGATGATCTCAACTCTCGCTCTCCTTAAACTATGGGCTATAATCTGTGACTCCCATGGTCTTCCTGGGGCGAGATCCTATTTCAAAGCAAGTGCGATGGATAAAGATGTGATTCTCTTCGCAGTTGCTTTACTCTCACAAGTACATTTCTATCAATTCTAGCTTGACCGATAGTCATCATCATGCTTgttccttcttcaattgatgaTGCCGTTACAACAAAACGTTTCGTCACatacatcaaatcaatttctgCTCATTCTCTGGTTGTCTTAAGCCAGAAACAAATTCCAAATCGGCACCGAATCCAAAACCATGGataattctctttatttAACAGGATGCTCAAATTTCCCAAATGATTGTGGTCCACTATCAGCTGACATAGAGATTGAAGGAGTTGGCGTATGTTCCACTCAAGATATCAGTAGTTGAATGTACCGAATAATGTTTCTAATCTATAGGCAGATTTATATCTCCTTCCTTGCCACGGCGCTTTTGACACTCTCGGCAGCAGTTATACGTCTCCCATGCCAACTTGCCCTTCATTCTTACGAATATGCCGAACATGCAAGACCGGAATATCACGATTTTgatcatcaatcaaacaaaGGTACAGCAGCGAATTTGTACCACGCGGCTAAGGAGAAAGTACGAGTTTACCGACGATGGATCCTTCTCCGATACTCAAACAAACCAAATCTTCCTAGATACAGGCTTATAAATGCGGCCTTGACTCCCCTTATAATTTCACTTGCAGATCAACAGCTAGTGACAAGCTCCGCTGTCATGATTGCCGGACTCTACAACTTCCACACAATCAGCGCCTACCATTACAACATCATTGTATACCTAGCTTGGTTCTCTAGCTTTACACATACAGTAGCCTTCGTTTCCATGGGCGATCATTTTTTGCAAAATCACATATTGGCAGGAATTAGATTTTGTGGATACATTGGTaactttatactttttatctTCGCGCAATCTCGAGCAAGGAGCTTTGGGAATACAGCTGGTATGTATAGATCCTACAACAGCGAGCATGTATCTGGCGAAGCAGCAGCTTGTCTCGCAAGATGTGCAGCCCAGTTTCCATACAAAGGCTATGACCATCAACTTCGTATCGCTACCTTatcattccttttcttccaagcATTTCTCCAGTGCATTCCACAGTGCATTCGGAATGGCTTCAGTCTATCTATTTACAGCTGGTGTTTGAGAATTTTTTGCATTGCTGATCGCGAGAGATTGTGTCTCTGGCTAGCTTACGCCTTTCAGACGGTAATTGTATCGTTTTGGGTGATACCTATTCCTCCCATCTTACTCGGACTGGTATTTGGCGTTAAACGTGCCCTTATATTCAGGGAGGTATCCCGATATCCAGGTTTAGAAATCACCGAAGACTTCATCGAGCAGCAGAATGCATGGACATTTGGTCAATTCGTTGCCTGtattcttctaattcttccCTTGATTGCTGCACTTGAAGGTTATTTGGGCAAGTatttaaatacaaatatgTTAAAGTTCCTCTAACATCCAAAATAGACGAGCGAGAGAAAATATCCGACGAGAACCGAGAAGCCGGTCTTCCAAGCCATAGTTCTCAATGGAAGCACCGTCTCAACGCACTATTGAAAGTAACACATCTTGGAAAACCACCCACAGCAAAAGACCCAGGACTTCGAAATCGTATTTCTACCTGGGCCGATAATAATAGTGTTGATCATCCCACCGCTAGAGATACGGAAAGGCTTGGTGTCATTGAGATGGCTCCGCGACAAGATTCTAGGTTATCCCAGCTTCGTGAACGTCAAACTTTATCGCCAACTTCCCCAAGACTATTCACCAATGAGTCTGGTGAGCTAGTTTTGCTTCCTCACATTAAAGAAACTTCCTTGGGGCTAGATTGTGTTATAAATTCGTCAAGATAATGTACATAAAGTTGCCTCTGTTGTGAACATAAAATATCTTATTGAAGCGACCACTGTTAGTCAATTGTTCCTAGAAATGCGGCACGCTAGCTCAAGATGATTTTCATTTAATATCATTCTCATTAGAAATGCATATGTTCATTACGGAATAATAGCTATTGGAATTCGATTATCGTATGTTTTTAACACGCAATTGAAACTCAGGCATACCTCACTTCCTGCAATTTGAAATAGGCTTCCCTGTCCTTCGgccccatcccatcaagaTTTCTCCTACTTTGAATCATCTCTTCCTCAGACCTCCATGCCTCAATAGCCATATACCTGCGAGCAAGCATCCGATCTCGCGACTGAGAATCCGCTCTTGCctcatttttcttctctgcaATGAAAGCTCCCCATGCAGCTGCTATGTGCATACTCTTTTTCATCTCCAGGGCTATCGCAACAGATCGCTCTTTCGAAATCTGCTGAGTATTTCTCAGTACTGTCCACGCTTCTTTGAATACTTCATACGATACATCTGTATAAAAGCAGAAAAGCTCGCACTTTTGATATTCCAGATAACTCCCATATCTATGCTTTCTCTTTGAGCTTTTCCGAGTAAAATGTCCGGAGAGAGAAATCCAGgattcattcatcatgaaAGTGAAGACAGTGGCACATTCTTTCAGGTCACCCCAGTAGTATTCCCCATTAGAGCGGAATCTCTTCATATACTCAAAAGCTAGTCGTCGTTCTGCAAGCATGAACGCCCCTAGATATCCCAGACGATGGGCTTCGCGGCCATATGAATCACTAATGGGCGCGCAATCCCCTGCAAAATGGCAAAATGCTGATGATCGTGTCCGTTCGTCTCTGATCATCTCGGCCGCCCCGTCGAAGCTTTTATATAGTTGCTCTAAATATTCTTTGCCGCCTCGAAATCCTTCGACAATACGCGGCGTGGGTGACTTTAAATCCGCCATTTCAGCACGATTTCCGAATAACGTGAACTCCTGTTGAATAATCTGGCcataatttccatttccatttccatttccattgtcattgtcattgtcccaatctttgaagaaaatcTTCACTGCATCGAATAAGGAAGATTTATTGCCATTCGCTGCGGCAGCAGCAGACTTATATGATTCGTATAGTTCTTCGCTAGGAGGAGGACTTCCTCGTTCTTCCCGAAGTGCACTCCTCAAAAACTCGTAGTCCCTTGGCCTTTCCGACTTCCAATGATCTTCATAATCCAGTGTGTCACCACCGATAACAGGTCTCATGCTCCCAAATTGAAGTATATTGagattggatgaatggggtTCGTCTGCAGCCATCAACTTTTCTTGCGACCTATGTAAAGTATTGTGTAACAAAATGTTTATTGAGCCATCTTCAGACGAATCTACCTCAGACGAATATACCGTCTCCATTGCCTCGTCTTGCGTTTCTTCGGATTCTGGAGTCAACATCATCTTACAAAtgagatgattgaatgaTGTAAATGAATCTAAGAATTGCTGAGCAAATGTTGTGCCTAAACTTGATGTAACGTTATGGAAAAGTAGTATCGATGATAATACCCGGAGGGAAATTTGGAATGAATAGAAGTTTCTAATTTATAAGTCGTAACAATTcattaaatattattctcCCGATCGTACATTTTTGAAAACAGATATCACGACCCGTCAATCAATAGCCACTTTGCTCCTTCCTATTGTCGTCCGCCTTGGCTCCTTCACCAGCATCCTTGATAGCCTGCTCATCACCCCTAATCTTCGCAAAATgttctttgatatcatctgCGCTGATAGCTTGACCACTTTCTgcgaatttttgaaaaaatggTTTGAGTTTATCCTTCAAATGATTGTATGCCATTACGCCCTCAATCGCTCGAACACGATCAACATTTTTGAGAGCACTTTCGCCACGATCATATATGCTCCCGCTACCGACTGTActtcctccttcatctccatcttccgATACTGGTGGCTCATAagtttcttcctcttcgagAAGCTGTGGGTGTTTCGCTAGTTCTGGGTAGCAGTCTGAACAATGACAGAGGTGATCACGAAAGTCGGACGTGAAGAACAATGAGATTTGACCATCGAGTGCTTTTGGTAATGCCTTCAATTTGCATGATTTAGGTTTACTATCGTCGTCGCTGCTAAAACCTTTGTTCGTCGATCTCTCACTTTCCTCACTCTTGATTCGCTTCGAAGTAGAAGAACAAGTCGAAATCTCGTCATCTTCTGATTTGCGCTTCCTGGATTCTGAGATCGATGGCGCAAGGATGTTCGTAGACTTGGGAGGGATCTCATTTTCAGGAGAAGGAGCTGCACTTCTTTTGAAAACAGGAGAGAGGAAACCCGGTGCACTGGCATATTTTTTGATCCATGGAACCGCATTAACACATTTGTAGCAGATGAATCCTTCAAAATCGTCTTCGGCGGGAAATCCTGGAGGTAGGGGTGggtcttcttcctcctcttcttcttcgtcttcttcttggtcGACCGCTGCTTCGGATTTCGGTGCCTCGACCTCATTTGACTTCTCGTTCGTTTCATCTCTGATTGGTTCGACTGCAGAAGGTTCTGCAACTT
The nucleotide sequence above comes from Botrytis cinerea B05.10 chromosome 14, complete sequence. Encoded proteins:
- the Bclys4 gene encoding Bclys4 → MLLRIGPKGLRVRASRPLHELGALRGGYRAYTATARRWQDVFHSQTEDPNSSAILSSLKTTPRVAQTLTEKIVQRYSLGLAKDKVVKSGDYVTLSPHYCMTHDNSWPVATKFMSIGATKIHNTNQIVCTLDHDVQNKSETNLKKYKQIEEFARQQGVDFYPAGRGIGHQIMVEEGYAWPGTVTVASDSHSNMYGGIGCLGTPMVRTDAASIWATGRTWWQIPPIAKVTLTGVLPIGVTGKDVIVALCGLFNSDDVLNHAIEFTGSEQTMRSLPIDDRLTIANMTTEWGALSGLFPIDSVLEKWLRYKATTSAMFDPKNGKELRFTHARIDDLVQNQLVADKGATYAKSLYLNLSTLSPYVAGPNSVKIATPIRDLEAQKIKLNKAYLVSCTNSRASDLAAAAKVFKDAAESSPDKTIPKIPEGVNFYIAAASIPEQEAAEEAGDWQALLAAGAQPLPSGCGPCIGLGTGLLEPGEVGISASNRNFKGRMGSTDAKAYLASPEVVAASALSGYISGPGWYQPPIGVNKVVLGEGNGNVEEDKAISIEEALEKLISQAESIVDGAESSLFGTSSKPEETDSESLTEILPGFPEKVEGEIVFCDADNVNTDAIYPGKYTYQDGVSVEKMAEVCMENYDKEFRTIAREGDILVSGFNFGCGSSREQAATAILAKKIPMVVAGSFGNIFSRNSINNALMGVEVPRLVQRLREHFAASAPVPKKEVTEPSENSESLDSPKPAEQAVPQGEKILTRRTGWKFVWDVRRSKVEVQEGEGGEKWSQKVGELPPNVQEIIARGGLEKWVKGELAKN